In Massilia antarctica, the following are encoded in one genomic region:
- a CDS encoding ATP-binding cassette domain-containing protein has protein sequence MLRFEQVCKSYGAKSVLRNVSHHFAAGAFALRGPNGIGKSTLLGVLAGAVEADSGTVWIDQLSLRDAAIAARSRLAYAPDECPVYPFMTGRELLAFVAFAKRCALSAEVMDIVARFGLGSHLDTRCGDMSLGTQKKLMLAAAWIGEPCVMLFDEPSNGLDAAARLVLIELLRSRSGANVILVSTHDHEFAHAIGATVIEFETLHA, from the coding sequence TTGCTGCGCTTTGAACAGGTTTGTAAGTCGTATGGCGCCAAGAGCGTGCTGCGCAATGTCAGTCACCATTTCGCCGCTGGCGCGTTTGCGTTGCGCGGCCCGAATGGAATCGGCAAGTCGACCCTGCTGGGCGTGCTGGCAGGCGCGGTGGAGGCCGACAGCGGCACGGTCTGGATAGACCAGCTGTCCTTGCGCGACGCGGCCATCGCCGCCAGGTCGCGCCTGGCCTACGCGCCCGATGAGTGTCCGGTCTATCCCTTCATGACCGGGCGCGAACTGCTCGCCTTCGTGGCGTTCGCCAAACGCTGTGCGCTCAGCGCGGAGGTGATGGACATCGTCGCGCGTTTCGGCCTGGGGAGCCATCTTGACACGCGCTGCGGCGACATGTCGCTTGGCACGCAGAAGAAGTTGATGCTGGCGGCGGCGTGGATCGGCGAGCCGTGCGTGATGCTGTTCGATGAACCGTCGAACGGGCTCGATGCCGCCGCGCGCCTGGTGCTGATCGAGCTGCTGCGCTCGCGCAGCGGCGCCAACGTCATTCTCGTTTCCACCCACGACCATGAATTCGCGCACGCGATCGGCGCCACTGTCATCGAGTTCGAGACTTTGCATGCTTGA